The Sebaldella sp. S0638 genomic interval ATTGGAACAGAGATAACAACTGTTCCATTTTTATTTAATAAATTATGTATATTTCCCAAAATTTCATCTTGGCCATTCAAATTAAAATGTTCTAAGACTTCAAAACAAGTAATTACATCATATTTTTGATTTTTAATATCTGATAAATTTAAATGAAATTTTATTTTTTCTGAATCAGTGTTATGCATAATAGGTTCAAAACCAGCCAACTCCACATTAGGTTTTACGTTTGATAATTCATTTAAAAAATGTCCGTCTCCAGCACCATAATCCAAAAGATTTTCAAATTTTTCTTTTGAAATTAAATTTAATGCAGTTGAAAATCTTTTTCTATGTGAAAATCTCACTAATGGATTCTTACTATTGTAGGTATAATCCGAATAAACATATTCTTTTGACATTTATGCCTCCTTATTTTAATATTCTAATATAGAGTACTTATTTTGTCAATTTTATATTTTTATAATATTGAAAAATATATTATAAAATTTCCCTCACAATATTATATAAACTAAAAAGGAGCCTGAATTACTCAGGCCCTTTATCATTTTTTTCAAGCTTATCAATTCTTAAGTTTAGTTCTTTCAGTTCATCTACTATTTCTCTCATCGATTCCCTGAATGTTTCAAAAGTTTTTATATCTTTCCAGATAAAATAGGTCAGAACTATTCCCATTATACCGTAATCTACCAATTTAGTAAGATCCATTATACCACCTTATAAATTTTGGTTATTTTGCTTCTATAGTTTCTCTATTTGTGTTAAATACTGTATTTATAACCCATTTTACTATTTTTGCAGGTATAAATTTTAATATGGTATTTTTGAAAAACTCCTGTTTCATTAACCATTCCAAAGCAAAATTTAATTTTTGCTCCCCTTTCAGGTAAGTTTTCAATTCTGCTTTTATACTTGCTGCCAAAGCCATTACTTTCAGCTTTCTGTATGTCCACAAAACCCAACACAGGATTGCTGCTGCTATTAATATTACTGTGTTTAGTAGCGTGTTTTGCGTGTAGAATGATATTATGTTTTTTATGAAGTTCATAGTTCCTCCTAAGATTTATTTTTTTCTAGATTTTTTAAGATTAAATCTATTTCTTTTAATTCTTTGAAAGTATTTTCTATTTCTTTTACTGTTTCTACTGTATTAAATCCTAGTTGCAAAAATTCTTTTTCTTCTGATTTCAATTTTAAAAATGTTCTTTGCAATCCTAGTTGTT includes:
- a CDS encoding class I SAM-dependent methyltransferase gives rise to the protein MSKEYVYSDYTYNSKNPLVRFSHRKRFSTALNLISKEKFENLLDYGAGDGHFLNELSNVKPNVELAGFEPIMHNTDSEKIKFHLNLSDIKNQKYDVITCFEVLEHFNLNGQDEILGNIHNLLNKNGTVVISVPIEIYFPSLIKNVIRIKYTKLDFKYIKNILKAAFARDIPEIRNEDGYISTHLGFNHKKLEGLFKKHFKIVGKIKSPLKWLPISANSQVFYKLEKKNK